The Polaribacter tangerinus genome has a segment encoding these proteins:
- a CDS encoding M42 family metallopeptidase: MTGKSILNNKSLDFLAKYLNNAAPTGYEWEGQKIWMDYLKPYVDTFITDTYGTAVGVINPDAKYKVVIEGHADEISWYVNYISDNGLIYVIRNGGSDHQIAPSKVVNIHTKKGIVKGVFGWPAIHTRDKSKEEPPKPDNIFIDTGCATKEEVENLGVHVGCVITYPDEFHVLNGNKFVCRALDNRMGGFMIAEVARLLKENKKEIPFGLYITNSVQEEIGLRGAEMITQTIKPNVAIVTDVTHDTTTPMIDKKSAGHLEMGKGPVIAYAPAVQQKLRDLITETAEAKNIPFQRSALSRATGTDTDAFAYSNGGVASALISLPLRYMHTTVEMVHREDVENVIKMIYETLLQIKNGDSFSYFE, from the coding sequence ATGACAGGAAAATCAATCTTAAATAACAAATCGTTAGATTTTTTAGCAAAATACTTAAATAATGCGGCTCCTACTGGTTACGAATGGGAAGGTCAAAAAATTTGGATGGACTACCTAAAACCATATGTAGACACCTTTATAACAGATACTTATGGTACAGCTGTTGGTGTTATAAACCCAGATGCAAAATATAAAGTTGTAATAGAAGGGCATGCAGATGAAATATCTTGGTATGTAAATTACATTTCAGATAATGGACTTATTTATGTGATTAGAAATGGTGGTTCCGACCATCAAATTGCACCAAGTAAAGTAGTGAATATACACACTAAAAAAGGAATTGTTAAGGGCGTTTTTGGATGGCCAGCAATTCATACAAGAGACAAGTCTAAAGAAGAACCGCCAAAGCCAGATAATATTTTTATAGACACCGGTTGTGCTACTAAAGAAGAAGTAGAAAATCTGGGAGTACATGTTGGTTGTGTTATTACTTACCCAGATGAGTTTCATGTTTTAAACGGCAACAAGTTTGTTTGTAGAGCTTTAGATAATAGAATGGGAGGTTTTATGATTGCAGAAGTTGCCAGATTGTTAAAAGAGAATAAAAAGGAAATTCCTTTTGGGCTATATATTACAAACTCTGTACAAGAAGAAATTGGTTTAAGAGGTGCAGAAATGATAACGCAAACCATAAAACCAAATGTTGCCATAGTTACCGATGTAACTCACGATACTACAACACCAATGATTGATAAAAAATCTGCTGGGCATTTAGAAATGGGTAAAGGACCAGTTATAGCTTATGCACCAGCTGTTCAACAAAAATTACGTGATTTAATTACAGAAACTGCCGAAGCTAAAAACATTCCTTTTCAAAGATCGGCATTATCAAGAGCCACTGGTACAGATACAGATGCCTTTGCTTACAGTAATGGTGGCGTAGCTTCTGCATTAATTTCTTTACCACTACGCTACATGCACACAACTGTAGAAATGGTTCATAGAGAAGATGTAGAAAATGTAATAAAAATGATTTATGAAACTTTGCTACAAATTAAAAACGGAGACTCATTTTCTTATTTTGAATAA
- a CDS encoding DUF6503 family protein codes for MMKKTLVIICVIFLASCKKEVKSTHTSKSSITEEKVAYPSEISRIFDAHGRLSSWKKLHTLSFNKGEEVHTVDLKSRKTVINTPKYSLGFNGKDVWLHETENNSFKSNKDFYYNLYFYFYAMPFVLADDGITYEKVDDLVFEGNHYPGFKISYALNVGTSPDDNYIVYYNPKTHQMEWLAYTVTFNSKKKSDDYHLIKYDVWENVDGILLPKEIVWFTTNAKGNPIKPSKKPVKFSLPLISTEKLDAAFFEKPVK; via the coding sequence ATGATGAAAAAAACACTAGTTATAATTTGTGTAATTTTTTTAGCTTCTTGTAAGAAAGAAGTAAAATCTACCCATACTTCTAAGAGCAGTATAACTGAAGAAAAAGTAGCATATCCATCAGAAATTTCCAGAATTTTCGATGCTCATGGTCGTTTATCATCATGGAAAAAATTACACACTTTATCCTTTAATAAAGGTGAAGAGGTACATACGGTAGATTTAAAATCGCGAAAGACAGTAATAAATACCCCTAAATATTCCTTAGGTTTTAATGGAAAAGATGTTTGGTTGCATGAGACAGAAAATAATTCTTTTAAAAGCAATAAAGATTTTTACTATAACTTGTATTTTTACTTTTATGCAATGCCATTTGTGTTAGCAGATGATGGTATTACCTATGAAAAAGTAGATGATTTAGTTTTTGAGGGCAACCATTATCCTGGGTTTAAAATTTCGTATGCCTTAAATGTTGGTACATCGCCAGATGATAATTATATTGTATATTATAATCCAAAGACACACCAAATGGAATGGTTGGCATACACTGTAACTTTTAACTCTAAAAAGAAAAGTGATGATTATCATTTAATAAAGTATGATGTTTGGGAAAATGTAGACGGTATACTGTTACCTAAAGAGATTGTTTGGTTTACTACAAATGCCAAAGGAAATCCTATAAAACCCTCAAAAAAACCTGTAAAGTTTTCTTTACCACTAATTAGCACAGAAAAATTAGATGCAGCTTTTTTTGAAAAGCCGGTAAAGTAA
- a CDS encoding DUF6913 domain-containing protein encodes MIFQGFKESILTKKFEKELNLLESSLTSNTKKISSVGILTTEALSSTQNLQAQVERILGVKNAKIYSFRKYHKTNEVSYKHFSEKDINWKGEYTEPSFHSFLEEPFDLLIGYFDSSNLYLEIAVLQSDATFKVGFSDIREALFDITISENTLHVDAFLQELKKYLVILEKL; translated from the coding sequence ATGATTTTTCAAGGTTTTAAAGAATCTATACTTACCAAAAAATTTGAAAAGGAACTTAATTTATTAGAAAGTTCTTTAACCTCAAATACCAAAAAAATTAGTAGTGTAGGTATTTTGACTACAGAAGCCCTTTCTTCTACTCAAAATTTACAAGCACAGGTAGAGCGTATTTTAGGAGTAAAAAATGCTAAAATTTATAGTTTTAGAAAATATCATAAAACAAATGAGGTTTCATACAAGCATTTTTCAGAAAAAGACATCAATTGGAAGGGAGAGTATACAGAACCAAGTTTTCATAGTTTTTTAGAAGAGCCATTCGATTTATTAATTGGTTATTTCGATTCCTCTAACTTGTACTTAGAAATAGCAGTTTTGCAATCTGATGCCACCTTTAAAGTAGGTTTTTCTGATATTAGAGAAGCCCTGTTTGATATTACTATCTCAGAAAATACGTTACATGTAGACGCTTTTTTACAAGAATTAAAAAAATACCTTGTTATTTTAGAAAAACTATAA
- a CDS encoding ABC transporter ATP-binding protein, whose product MKLVIKNLTKTYKNGVKAIDNLSIEIGTGMFGLLGPNGAGKSSLMRTIATLQEPDSGEISFGDIDVLNDNMSLRKVLGYLPQSFGVYPKMSAQELLVYFATLKGVSSKKEQEAIVREVLEITNLYDVRHKNVAGYSGGMKQRFGIAQLLLNNPKLIIVDEPTAGLDPAERHRFLNVLREVGANCTVIFSTHIVEDVKELCNDMAILNGGKILKHTTPLEAAKELEGTIWSKKIDKEMLDKHLQDYTVLSRSFNQDNTLNIRVYATEKPSDDFIGVAPQLDDVYFIALRKDDPVLA is encoded by the coding sequence ATGAAATTAGTGATTAAAAATTTAACAAAAACCTATAAAAACGGTGTTAAGGCTATTGATAATTTGAGTATTGAAATAGGAACAGGAATGTTTGGGTTGTTGGGGCCAAATGGCGCAGGAAAATCGTCTTTAATGAGAACCATTGCTACATTACAAGAGCCAGATTCGGGAGAAATTTCTTTCGGAGACATAGATGTATTAAATGACAATATGTCTTTACGAAAAGTACTAGGTTATTTACCACAATCATTTGGTGTTTACCCTAAAATGTCTGCACAAGAGTTATTGGTCTATTTTGCTACTTTAAAAGGTGTTAGCTCAAAAAAAGAACAAGAGGCTATTGTAAGAGAAGTGTTAGAAATTACTAATTTATATGATGTTAGGCATAAAAATGTAGCCGGTTATTCGGGAGGTATGAAACAACGATTTGGGATTGCGCAGTTGTTATTAAATAATCCTAAATTAATTATTGTAGATGAGCCAACAGCTGGTTTAGACCCAGCAGAAAGGCATCGTTTTTTAAATGTCTTAAGAGAGGTTGGTGCCAATTGTACTGTTATATTTTCGACACATATTGTAGAAGATGTTAAGGAACTATGTAATGATATGGCTATTTTAAATGGAGGTAAAATTTTAAAACATACAACACCTTTAGAAGCAGCAAAAGAATTAGAGGGTACTATTTGGTCTAAAAAAATAGACAAAGAAATGTTAGACAAACATTTGCAAGATTATACTGTTTTGTCTAGAAGTTTTAATCAAGATAATACGCTAAATATTCGAGTATATGCCACAGAGAAACCTTCGGATGACTTTATTGGTGTTGCACCTCAATTAGACGATGTTTACTTTATTGCCCTAAGAAAAGATGATCCTGTGCTAGCCTAA
- the dapA gene encoding 4-hydroxy-tetrahydrodipicolinate synthase — MQKYIGTGVALITPFNEDYSIDFNALTKLVNYNIENGTNYLVINGTTAESATITKEERQQIIACIVAANAGRVPLVLGIGGNNTAAVIADLQSTDLSDISGILSVAPYYSKPTQEGFYQHFKAIATATDKDIILYNVPGRTAKNMVAATSIRLAKDFNNIVAIKEAGNNMQQYLELIKNAPANFSVISGDDDLALAITLAGGSGVISVIGQAYPKEFSTLINCGLQGKNKEGYEIHFKMMEIIDAIFEENNPAGIKTVLKELAICNNQVRLPLVKASNSLHDKIAAFVKSF, encoded by the coding sequence ATGCAAAAATATATAGGAACAGGCGTTGCTTTAATTACCCCATTTAACGAAGATTATAGCATCGATTTTAATGCACTAACAAAGTTAGTAAATTACAATATAGAAAACGGTACCAATTATTTAGTTATAAACGGTACCACTGCCGAAAGTGCTACGATAACAAAAGAAGAAAGACAGCAAATAATAGCATGTATAGTTGCAGCAAATGCAGGTAGAGTTCCGTTAGTTTTAGGAATTGGAGGCAACAATACAGCAGCTGTTATTGCAGATTTACAAAGTACAGATTTATCGGATATTTCGGGTATTTTGTCTGTAGCTCCCTATTACAGCAAACCAACTCAAGAAGGGTTTTATCAACATTTTAAAGCCATTGCAACAGCAACAGATAAAGATATTATATTGTACAATGTACCCGGAAGAACTGCTAAAAACATGGTAGCAGCTACAAGTATTCGATTGGCAAAAGACTTTAACAATATTGTAGCAATTAAAGAGGCAGGTAATAACATGCAGCAATATTTAGAGCTTATAAAAAATGCTCCTGCAAATTTTTCTGTTATTTCTGGCGATGATGATTTGGCATTGGCTATTACTTTGGCAGGTGGTTCTGGAGTAATTTCTGTAATTGGTCAAGCTTACCCAAAAGAATTTTCAACGTTAATTAATTGTGGTTTGCAAGGAAAAAACAAAGAGGGTTACGAAATTCACTTTAAGATGATGGAAATTATTGACGCCATTTTTGAAGAGAATAACCCAGCAGGAATTAAAACAGTTTTAAAAGAATTGGCAATATGTAACAACCAAGTACGTTTGCCGTTGGTAAAAGCCTCTAACAGTTTACACGATAAAATAGCAGCATTTGTAAAGAGTTTTTAG
- a CDS encoding NUDIX hydrolase, whose translation MDELIDILTAEGKPTGKTALKSEAHKHGWFHATVHIWLFTSDEKILLQQRAITKKVFPGIWDISVAGHILAGENQFNAAKREIFEEIGLKLEEEELIKIGTRIHQVSHKNGIIDNEHHHIFIAELKVPINKLVMQPEEVAGLQLFDLNVLKETKNLENVLLPRFHDYYVSVYDKIIKHLNKL comes from the coding sequence ATGGATGAACTCATAGATATTTTAACTGCTGAAGGAAAGCCAACAGGTAAAACAGCTCTGAAATCTGAAGCGCATAAACACGGTTGGTTTCACGCTACAGTTCATATTTGGCTTTTTACTTCTGATGAAAAAATTCTTCTTCAACAAAGAGCTATCACCAAAAAAGTTTTTCCCGGAATTTGGGATATCTCTGTTGCTGGACACATTTTAGCTGGAGAAAACCAATTTAATGCAGCAAAAAGAGAAATATTTGAAGAAATTGGACTTAAGTTAGAAGAAGAAGAACTGATTAAAATTGGCACTAGAATTCACCAGGTTTCTCATAAAAACGGAATCATAGACAATGAACACCATCATATTTTTATTGCCGAATTAAAGGTACCTATAAATAAATTAGTAATGCAACCTGAAGAAGTTGCTGGTTTGCAGTTATTTGATTTAAACGTTTTAAAAGAAACAAAAAACCTCGAAAACGTTCTGCTTCCGAGGTTTCATGATTATTATGTTTCTGTTTATGATAAGATTATTAAGCACTTAAACAAACTATAA
- a CDS encoding esterase-like activity of phytase family protein, with protein sequence MKRYVYCLFFILVFTACKTKNDLALNFVSEFILQDSIQFNNTTIGGLSAVDKLNDTYFFVVDDAKKPRFLKATISIEKDTISSVNFLEVTSLKDSLHSFYTQNALDLETIFIDETKQEIYFSSEGNIQQGKNPTIFKSDLKGNFISDFQLPKGFTKTGNIMHNAAFEGAAESTDKKGFWAIMEAPLKADGEAPTFVKKAAPVRVTYFDKNLKKATKQFVYELEHITKPAKGAVNLNGATAILQYNSNTFFIVERTYQSGYGSYGNIVRIFEAIITEKSTNVIVVDSLKSKNYIPLKKRLLLNFDTEKEKLSHQFIDNIEGITLGPVLENGNPSLLLVSDDNFQLYGKQLNQFILLEILR encoded by the coding sequence ATGAAAAGATACGTTTATTGTCTTTTTTTTATACTAGTTTTTACAGCTTGTAAAACTAAAAACGACCTTGCTTTAAATTTTGTAAGCGAATTTATTTTGCAAGACAGTATTCAATTTAACAATACTACTATCGGTGGTCTTTCTGCCGTAGATAAATTGAACGACACTTATTTTTTTGTTGTTGATGATGCAAAAAAACCACGTTTTTTAAAAGCTACAATTTCAATTGAAAAAGATACCATTTCAAGTGTTAATTTTTTAGAAGTAACTTCATTAAAAGACAGTTTACATTCTTTTTACACACAAAATGCACTCGATTTAGAAACTATTTTTATTGATGAAACCAAGCAAGAGATTTATTTTTCTAGCGAAGGAAATATACAACAAGGTAAAAACCCCACAATTTTTAAGTCGGATTTAAAAGGAAATTTTATTTCGGATTTTCAGTTACCAAAAGGCTTTACTAAAACAGGCAATATCATGCATAATGCTGCTTTTGAAGGGGCTGCAGAAAGTACCGACAAAAAAGGGTTTTGGGCAATTATGGAAGCTCCATTAAAAGCAGATGGAGAGGCACCAACTTTTGTAAAAAAAGCTGCACCGGTTAGAGTTACTTATTTTGATAAAAACCTTAAAAAAGCTACCAAGCAGTTTGTATATGAATTAGAACACATTACAAAACCAGCAAAAGGAGCGGTAAATTTAAACGGAGCAACAGCAATTTTACAATATAACAGCAATACCTTTTTTATTGTAGAGAGAACTTACCAAAGCGGTTATGGTTCTTATGGTAATATAGTTCGAATATTTGAAGCAATTATTACAGAAAAATCTACTAATGTGATAGTTGTAGATAGTTTAAAAAGTAAAAATTACATTCCACTAAAAAAACGTTTACTATTAAATTTTGATACAGAAAAAGAAAAATTATCACATCAATTTATAGACAATATAGAAGGAATTACTTTGGGGCCTGTTTTAGAAAACGGCAATCCATCACTTTTGTTGGTGTCCGATGATAATTTTCAATTATATGGCAAGCAACTAAATCAATTTATTTTGTTAGAAATTTTAAGATAA
- a CDS encoding ABC transporter permease/M1 family aminopeptidase, which produces MFLTIFKQELKYWFYKPAFYIYTAIFLLLAFFLAATSAGIWDGITGTTGSSRIVNSPTGVSGLFGALTIFIFFLFPSIIGVSIYRDFKSEMHTILFSYPFTKANYLFAKFFSAIFVVTIIVLAIALGMIIGFRFPGTNAEIVGDFNGLTYLQTYLFFILPNVLFFGAVVFAIVTFSRNIAAGFITVIILMFAQGVVSSVFSDPEQAVILAYLDPFGDAAVSYYTKYWTVSEQNELQIPIKELIIYNRLLWLLISSVIFGFVYKYFKFSQNAISISFRKSKGARVTKSNFNGITKIDLPKVTHNYTFKSQLKAMWHLSKVDFKFIFKSMPFISILVVGILLLIGSLFTVGEIFGTKTLPVTWQMLAGGNVFSSLIINLCTFLYAGVLVQRASTAKMSHLIDSAPIPNWVLLFSKLIALVKMQFVLLAVIFVSGILYQTYNGYYNFEIWHYLQELYLLDFLNYLVWAFLAIFIQTLVKNQYLGLFILLIIAVGTPFLSLIGIEQFIFKYNAGPGFSYSDMNGYGAALQPYLLYKTYWILAGILLLIASVLFWKRGVSSSFAERIYTAKIRFTNFYKVSFLIVFIAFVSLGFTIYGETKSKSKNSAAKQAELDAVKWEKTYKKFETYQQPRVVAVSANMDIYPKTRTFKASAVFTLINKTNVPIDSVFLNHNSLESTFKFNKPNTLVLEDTVFHFDIYHFKNKIQPGDTVTLHVSVKNKKSKTFVTGSVINENGTFINNFTIFPSLGYSSAGELRDNQTRKKYDLPENNLKPLPTDSLALGNTYISRDSDWIDFEATVSTSKDQIAIAPGYLQKEWIEGDRKYFHYKMDSKILNFYAFNSAKYQVKKDTWKGVALEIYYHKPHVFNLERMFKGIKASLAYNSENFSPYQHKQVRIIEFPRTKGTFAQSFPNTIPFSEGLGFIADVDEDDDSGVDYPFAITVHELAHQWWAHQVIGADVLGATMLSESISEYVALKVLEKEHGKEKMRTFLKDALDNYLMQRTFETKREKPLMYNDGQGYIHYQKGSLVFYALSDYIGEKEVNSALKKFVKKVKFQEPPYTTSVEMLSYLKEATPDSLQYALKDMFETITLYKNSVTKATSKALENGKYQVDIEFEVSKYRNDEKGKKYYGEKVGDTLRSKKNELSKEVLSVPLADYIDIGIFTTEDVAGKKREKILYLKKHKITQIHNKLTIIVNEKPLEVGVDPYNKLIDTKSDDNRRKL; this is translated from the coding sequence ATGTTTTTAACAATATTTAAACAAGAGTTAAAATATTGGTTTTACAAACCAGCATTTTACATTTATACAGCTATATTTTTATTATTAGCATTTTTTTTAGCAGCCACTTCTGCAGGTATTTGGGACGGAATTACAGGAACAACTGGCTCATCAAGAATTGTAAATTCTCCCACAGGTGTTTCTGGATTGTTTGGCGCACTTACTATTTTTATTTTCTTCTTATTTCCTTCTATCATTGGTGTTTCAATTTACAGAGATTTTAAAAGTGAAATGCATACAATTTTATTTTCATACCCTTTTACAAAAGCAAATTACCTTTTTGCGAAGTTTTTTAGTGCAATTTTTGTGGTAACAATTATAGTTCTTGCTATTGCTTTGGGAATGATTATTGGCTTTCGATTTCCTGGCACTAACGCCGAAATTGTAGGAGATTTTAATGGCCTCACTTATTTACAAACCTATTTATTTTTTATTTTACCTAACGTATTGTTTTTTGGAGCAGTAGTGTTTGCTATTGTTACTTTTTCGAGAAACATTGCTGCAGGCTTTATAACTGTTATTATACTAATGTTTGCACAAGGAGTTGTAAGCAGTGTTTTTTCTGATCCGGAACAAGCAGTAATTTTAGCATATTTAGATCCTTTTGGAGATGCAGCAGTATCTTATTACACAAAATATTGGACAGTTTCAGAACAAAACGAGTTGCAAATTCCAATAAAAGAACTGATAATTTACAACAGATTATTGTGGTTGCTAATTTCTTCTGTAATATTCGGATTTGTTTACAAATATTTTAAATTTAGTCAGAATGCTATTTCAATATCTTTTAGAAAATCAAAAGGAGCAAGGGTTACCAAAAGTAACTTTAATGGCATTACTAAAATAGACTTGCCAAAAGTAACTCATAATTATACTTTTAAAAGTCAATTAAAGGCAATGTGGCACCTTTCTAAAGTAGATTTTAAGTTTATTTTTAAAAGTATGCCTTTTATTTCAATTTTGGTAGTAGGTATTTTACTATTGATAGGTTCTTTGTTTACAGTGGGTGAAATTTTTGGTACAAAAACACTACCAGTTACTTGGCAAATGCTTGCTGGTGGAAACGTTTTTAGTTCATTAATAATAAATCTATGTACTTTTTTATATGCAGGTGTTTTGGTGCAAAGAGCCTCTACAGCCAAAATGAGCCATTTAATAGATAGTGCACCAATACCAAATTGGGTATTGCTTTTTTCGAAGCTAATTGCGCTTGTTAAAATGCAGTTTGTATTATTGGCTGTTATTTTTGTTTCTGGTATTTTATATCAAACGTATAATGGTTACTATAACTTCGAAATTTGGCATTACTTACAAGAACTATATTTGTTAGATTTTTTAAATTATTTAGTTTGGGCCTTTTTAGCAATTTTTATTCAAACGTTGGTTAAAAATCAATATTTAGGACTGTTTATTTTATTAATAATCGCTGTGGGTACGCCTTTTCTCTCATTAATTGGTATCGAACAGTTTATTTTTAAGTACAATGCCGGACCTGGTTTTAGTTATTCGGATATGAACGGTTATGGAGCCGCTTTACAGCCCTATTTATTATATAAAACATATTGGATATTAGCTGGTATTTTATTGTTAATAGCAAGTGTTTTATTTTGGAAACGAGGGGTTTCGAGTTCTTTTGCAGAAAGAATTTATACCGCCAAAATACGTTTTACTAATTTTTATAAAGTAAGTTTTCTTATAGTTTTTATTGCTTTTGTTTCTTTAGGATTTACCATTTACGGAGAAACAAAGTCCAAAAGTAAAAATAGTGCTGCCAAACAAGCAGAACTAGATGCTGTAAAATGGGAAAAAACTTATAAAAAGTTTGAAACCTACCAACAACCAAGAGTAGTTGCAGTAAGTGCAAATATGGATATTTACCCTAAAACGAGAACCTTTAAAGCAAGTGCTGTTTTTACATTAATCAATAAAACCAATGTACCAATCGATAGTGTTTTCTTAAATCATAATTCTTTAGAAAGTACCTTTAAGTTTAACAAACCAAATACATTGGTATTAGAGGATACTGTTTTTCATTTTGATATTTATCATTTTAAAAATAAAATTCAACCAGGTGATACTGTAACGTTACATGTTTCTGTAAAAAACAAAAAAAGTAAAACTTTTGTTACTGGTTCTGTTATTAATGAGAATGGAACATTTATTAACAATTTTACAATTTTTCCTAGTCTAGGGTATTCTTCTGCCGGAGAATTAAGAGATAATCAGACAAGAAAAAAGTATGATTTACCAGAAAACAATTTAAAACCTTTACCCACAGATTCTTTGGCATTAGGAAATACCTATATTTCTAGAGATTCCGATTGGATAGATTTTGAAGCAACTGTTTCTACATCAAAAGATCAAATAGCCATTGCGCCAGGATATCTACAAAAAGAATGGATAGAAGGAGATAGGAAGTATTTTCATTATAAAATGGATAGTAAAATATTAAATTTTTATGCTTTTAATTCTGCGAAATATCAAGTAAAAAAAGATACTTGGAAAGGTGTAGCCTTAGAAATTTATTACCACAAGCCTCATGTTTTTAATTTAGAACGAATGTTTAAAGGTATCAAAGCATCGTTGGCATATAATTCAGAAAATTTTAGTCCTTATCAACATAAACAAGTAAGAATTATAGAATTTCCAAGAACAAAAGGTACTTTTGCACAATCGTTCCCTAATACTATTCCGTTCTCTGAAGGTCTTGGTTTTATTGCAGATGTAGATGAAGATGATGATAGTGGTGTAGACTATCCTTTTGCAATTACAGTGCATGAACTGGCTCATCAGTGGTGGGCGCATCAGGTAATTGGTGCAGATGTTTTAGGAGCCACAATGCTATCTGAAAGTATTTCTGAGTATGTTGCGCTAAAAGTTTTAGAAAAAGAGCATGGTAAAGAAAAAATGCGAACATTTTTAAAAGATGCGTTAGATAATTATTTAATGCAAAGAACTTTCGAAACTAAACGAGAGAAGCCTTTAATGTATAACGATGGTCAAGGATACATTCACTATCAAAAAGGCTCTTTAGTGTTTTATGCTTTAAGCGATTATATTGGAGAAAAAGAGGTAAATAGCGCGCTTAAAAAGTTTGTAAAGAAAGTGAAATTTCAAGAGCCACCATATACTACCTCTGTAGAAATGTTATCTTACTTAAAAGAAGCTACTCCAGATTCTTTACAATATGCTTTAAAGGACATGTTTGAAACCATTACTTTGTATAAAAATAGCGTTACTAAAGCTACTTCTAAAGCATTAGAAAACGGAAAATATCAAGTAGATATAGAGTTTGAAGTTTCTAAATATAGAAATGACGAAAAAGGCAAAAAATATTATGGTGAAAAAGTGGGCGACACTTTGCGCTCGAAAAAAAATGAATTATCTAAAGAAGTTTTATCTGTTCCGCTAGCAGATTACATAGATATAGGTATTTTTACGACCGAGGATGTTGCAGGTAAAAAAAGGGAAAAAATACTTTATTTAAAGAAACATAAGATTACACAAATTCATAATAAATTAACAATTATTGTAAACGAAAAACCTCTAGAGGTAGGTGTAGATCCTTACAATAAGTTAATAGATACAAAATCTGACGATAATAGGAGAAAACTCTAA